From Bombyx mori chromosome 26, ASM3026992v2, one genomic window encodes:
- the LOC134201481 gene encoding uncharacterized protein LOC134201481 has translation MSETESDIAEIFFSASSNDASFTSVPSLAETLMSQFSDGSRNFNVVHINAQSVPAHFPDMLASFSCENIHAILISESWLKPCLPSCSYALPGFRLIRNDRISGGGGGVAIYLRTHIEYTIISLSAQPPPPNAGEHLFLEVELNHRKVLLGVYYSPSSHLDFFSSFEGILETLVPSYNHCIIMGDFNTCLLKSNSRSSSFLSVTESCNLSILPLNATHTFPNCTPSLLDLILISSRDHVAKHGQCSADAFSYHDLLFLSYKIRPPKAKSRILLQRNFGGIDLDNLREDASGIDWDPLFACDDCDEKTISSFIRKPRWKNCLLLAPK, from the exons ATGTCGGAAACGGAAAGCGATATAGCTGAAATATTTTTCTCAGCAAGTAGTAATGATGCAAGTTTTACCAGTGTTCCTTCTTTGGCTGAGACACTAATGTCGCAGTTTTCTGATGGTTCCCGGAACTTTAATGTTGTTCACATTAATGCCCAGAGCGTACCAGCACATTTTCCTGATATGCTGGCAAGTTTTAGCTGTGAGAACATCCACGCCATTCTTATTTCCGAATCATGGCTTAAGCCTTGTCTCCCTTCATGTTCGTATGCTTTACCTGGCTTCCGTCTTATTCGCAACGATCGCATAAGTGGTGGTGGCGGTGGTGTAGCCATATATCTCCGTACACACATTGAGTATACAATAATTAGTCTGTCTGCACAGCCTCCTCCACCTAATGCCGGTGAGCATCTTTTTCTGGAAGTGGAGCTAAACCACCGTAAAGTTCTCTTGGGTGTCTACTACTCACCCTCGTCACATTTAGATTTTTTCTCATCCTTTGAAGGCATCCTCGAAACTTTAGTTCCTTCTTACAACCATTGCATAATAATGGGTGATTTTAACACATGTCTTCTTAAAAGTAATAGTCgttcttcttcttttctatCTGTTACCGAATCTTGTAATTTATCTATTCTCCCCTTAAATGCTACACACACTTTCCCCAACTGTACCCCGTCACTTCTTGACCTAATTTTGATTAGCTCTCGAGATCACGTCGCTAAACACGGACAGTGCTCAGCCGATGCGTTTTCTTACCACGATTTACTTTTCCTTTCTTATAAGATTCGCCCCCCCAAGGCCAAATCTAGAATCCTCTTGCAACGCAATTTTGGTGGTATAGACCTGGATAACCTTCGTGAAGATGCTAGTGGTATTGACTGGGACCCCTTATTTGCATGTGACGACTGTGACGAAAAG acgatctCCAGCTTTATACGCAAGCCCCGGTGGAAGAATTGCCTCTTGCTTGCACCAAAGTAA